Proteins encoded together in one Micromonospora kangleipakensis window:
- a CDS encoding maleylpyruvate isomerase N-terminal domain-containing protein: MDGADVRAAADEMTRVLHPAREQDWAVAAGDLDWSCWTTAAHVAHDLLAYAGQVTGRPDAGYLPFDLRVNDDATPADVLTVVTASAGLLAAAVDTAPPQTRAWHWGPCDPGGFAAMGVAETVLHTYDITRGLGVPWRPPAQLCAGVLRRLFPDAPTGDPPEVLLWMTGRGALGDRPRRTSWRWQAAIR; this comes from the coding sequence ATGGACGGAGCGGATGTCCGGGCGGCGGCGGATGAGATGACCCGAGTGCTGCACCCGGCGCGCGAGCAGGACTGGGCGGTCGCCGCCGGAGACCTGGACTGGTCCTGTTGGACCACCGCCGCCCACGTCGCGCACGACCTGCTCGCCTACGCCGGCCAGGTGACCGGCCGCCCCGACGCCGGTTACCTGCCGTTCGACCTACGGGTGAACGACGACGCCACCCCGGCGGACGTGCTCACCGTGGTCACCGCGAGCGCGGGGCTGCTCGCCGCCGCGGTCGACACCGCTCCCCCGCAGACCCGCGCCTGGCACTGGGGACCCTGCGATCCGGGTGGATTCGCCGCGATGGGCGTCGCCGAGACCGTCCTGCACACGTACGACATCACCCGCGGCCTCGGCGTGCCCTGGCGGCCGCCGGCGCAGCTCTGCGCCGGGGTGCTGCGCCGGCTCTTCCCCGACGCGCCCACCGGCGACCCGCCGGAGGTGCTGCTCTGGATGACCGGCCGGGGCGCGCTCGGTGACCGACCCCGCCGCACGAGCTGGCGCTGGCAGGCGGCGATCCGCTAA
- a CDS encoding VOC family protein, protein MTAPDQYASVRYLVDDVQTAVDFYTTHLGFTLNTSAAPAFADVVRGPLRLLLSGPASSGARATPDDATTAGRNRIHLIVDDLDAEIARLRSTGLSFRSDVVAGPGGRQILLTDPAGNLIELFQPAHRPATP, encoded by the coding sequence GTGACAGCACCCGACCAGTACGCCAGTGTCCGCTACCTCGTTGATGACGTCCAGACGGCCGTCGACTTCTACACCACCCATCTCGGCTTCACCCTGAACACCAGCGCCGCGCCCGCCTTCGCCGACGTGGTACGCGGCCCGCTGCGGCTGCTGCTGTCCGGGCCAGCCAGCTCGGGCGCCCGCGCCACCCCCGACGACGCCACCACCGCCGGACGCAACCGCATCCATCTGATCGTCGACGACCTGGATGCCGAGATCGCCCGACTGCGCAGCACAGGACTGTCGTTTCGCAGCGACGTGGTTGCCGGCCCCGGCGGACGCCAAATCCTGCTCACCGACCCCGCCGGCAACCTCATCGAACTGTTCCAACCCGCCCACCGGCCGGCCACACCCTGA
- a CDS encoding ArsR family transcriptional regulator, with translation MASSNQATPAFVRLAAHPLRWRLLTELADSDYRVRELVTLVGEPQNLVSYHLRLLRDGGLVTATRSSFDGRDSYYHLDLDRCADALADTGAALHPALGREAAPRTPPVDLRRSPRVGVLFVCTGNSARSPIAEALLRHRTGGQVEVASAGSRPKPRLHPNAVRVLHDEFGIDITGQRPRHLDTVTGRRLDYVISLCDKAREACPDFQDHPRRVHWSIPDAAAAGDTDQTSYPAFQHTAADIDTRIRHLLPVLTATRS, from the coding sequence GTGGCGTCGTCGAATCAAGCCACCCCGGCGTTTGTGCGCTTGGCCGCGCATCCGCTGCGATGGCGGCTGCTGACCGAACTCGCGGACAGCGACTACCGGGTCCGGGAGTTGGTGACGCTGGTGGGTGAGCCGCAGAACCTGGTCTCCTACCACCTGCGGCTGCTGCGGGACGGCGGGCTGGTCACCGCCACGCGCAGCAGCTTCGACGGCCGCGACAGCTACTACCACCTGGATCTGGACCGCTGCGCAGATGCGCTGGCCGATACCGGCGCCGCGCTGCACCCGGCACTGGGCCGGGAGGCTGCACCGCGCACACCCCCGGTGGACCTGCGGCGCTCGCCCCGCGTCGGCGTGCTGTTCGTGTGCACCGGCAACAGCGCCCGCTCACCGATCGCTGAGGCCCTGCTGCGCCACCGCACCGGCGGCCAGGTCGAGGTGGCCAGCGCCGGCAGCCGGCCCAAGCCCCGCCTTCATCCCAACGCCGTACGGGTGCTGCACGACGAGTTCGGCATCGACATCACCGGCCAGCGCCCCCGGCACTTGGACACGGTGACCGGCCGCCGGCTCGACTATGTGATCAGCCTGTGCGACAAGGCTCGCGAGGCCTGCCCTGACTTTCAGGACCATCCCCGGCGGGTGCACTGGAGCATCCCCGACGCCGCCGCAGCCGGCGACACCGATCAGACCAGCTACCCCGCCTTCCAGCACACCGCGGCCGACATCGACACCCGGATCAGACACCTGCTGCCCGTCCTCACCGCCACCCGCTCGTGA
- a CDS encoding DUF1992 domain-containing protein — MTTGWEAAVEAQIRTAQERGEFDNLPGAGKPIPGRDLPYDESWWIKSFLEREALPSDLLLPTPLQLRRRIEQLPDEVRDLPTEESVRAFVADLNAQIVAWLRTPTGPKVVVRPVNVDDTVRRWRADRERTAARPVAAAAVEPPRAPKAGRRRWRLPWRRR; from the coding sequence GTGACGACTGGCTGGGAGGCGGCGGTCGAGGCGCAGATCCGGACGGCGCAGGAGCGCGGCGAGTTCGACAACCTGCCCGGGGCGGGCAAGCCGATCCCCGGCCGGGACCTGCCGTACGACGAGTCGTGGTGGATCAAGAGCTTCCTGGAGCGCGAGGCGCTCCCCTCCGACCTGCTGCTGCCGACCCCGTTGCAGCTGCGCCGCCGCATCGAGCAGCTCCCCGACGAGGTGCGGGACCTGCCCACCGAGGAGTCGGTGCGCGCCTTCGTCGCCGACCTGAACGCCCAGATCGTGGCCTGGCTGCGGACGCCCACCGGCCCGAAGGTGGTGGTGCGCCCGGTCAACGTCGACGACACCGTACGCCGGTGGCGGGCCGACCGGGAGCGGACGGCGGCCCGGCCGGTGGCCGCGGCCGCGGTGGAGCCGCCGCGCGCGCCGAAGGCCGGGCGGCGGCGCTGGCGCCTGCCGTGGCGGCGTCGTTGA
- a CDS encoding YkvA family protein produces the protein MRDWLIGLGVALACLLVSWGVMVLLARRLPPGILRDLAAFIPDCLTTVRRLRRDPRVPRRAKIAIVVAGLWLASPIDLIPEFLPVIGPLDDIVVVALALRYAGRQVPRQVLLDAWPGEPRLLLRLLGPAPGGPTDGPADEPTDGPAEGPGRGSAGAAPVDR, from the coding sequence GTGCGCGACTGGCTGATCGGGCTCGGCGTGGCGCTGGCCTGTCTGCTCGTGAGCTGGGGTGTGATGGTGCTGCTCGCCCGGCGCCTCCCGCCGGGCATCCTGCGCGACCTGGCCGCGTTCATCCCCGACTGCCTGACCACGGTCCGCCGGCTGCGCCGGGACCCGCGGGTGCCCCGCCGCGCCAAGATCGCCATCGTCGTCGCGGGCCTCTGGCTGGCCAGCCCGATCGACCTTATCCCCGAGTTCCTGCCGGTCATCGGCCCGCTCGACGACATCGTCGTGGTCGCCCTCGCCCTGCGGTACGCCGGCCGGCAGGTGCCCCGGCAGGTGCTGCTCGACGCCTGGCCGGGTGAGCCGCGTCTGCTGCTGCGCCTGCTCGGCCCGGCGCCCGGAGGCCCGACCGACGGACCAGCCGACGAGCCGACCGATGGACCGGCCGAGGGGCCGGGCCGGGGCTCGGCCGGCGCCGCGCCGGTCGACCGCTGA
- a CDS encoding sulfite exporter TauE/SafE family protein, giving the protein MGTLLAASAAAFLLALLSSVTGFGGGVLLLPVFTALFGLRVAVPVLTLTQLASNGARVWLNRRELCWPLAGRFAAGAVPFAVTGALLLAHAPLAALKRLLGVFLLAVVAWRRIGARPARPTERTFVAVGAASGLGSALLGSVGPLTAPFFLAYGLTRAAYVGTEAAAALTLHLAKTVGYAAAGLIGRDVLVLGAALTPATLAGAWVGRRVVGRISDRVFVVLVEAGLVVAALLLLAGR; this is encoded by the coding sequence GTGGGCACGCTGCTGGCCGCCTCGGCGGCGGCGTTCCTGCTGGCCCTGCTCTCGTCGGTGACCGGGTTCGGCGGCGGCGTGCTGCTGCTGCCGGTCTTCACCGCGCTGTTCGGCCTGCGGGTCGCGGTACCGGTGCTCACCCTCACCCAGCTCGCCAGCAACGGCGCTCGGGTCTGGCTGAACCGCCGGGAGCTGTGCTGGCCGCTCGCCGGCCGGTTCGCCGCCGGGGCGGTGCCCTTCGCGGTGACCGGCGCGCTGCTGCTCGCCCACGCCCCGCTGGCCGCGCTGAAGCGGCTGCTCGGGGTATTCCTGCTCGCCGTGGTGGCGTGGCGCCGCATCGGGGCGCGGCCGGCGCGCCCCACCGAGCGCACCTTCGTGGCGGTCGGCGCGGCGTCCGGACTCGGGTCGGCGCTGCTGGGCTCGGTCGGCCCGCTGACCGCGCCGTTCTTCCTGGCCTACGGCCTCACCCGAGCCGCGTACGTGGGCACCGAGGCCGCCGCCGCGCTCACCCTGCACCTGGCCAAGACCGTCGGGTACGCCGCCGCCGGCCTGATCGGGCGGGACGTCCTGGTGCTGGGCGCGGCGCTCACGCCGGCCACCCTCGCCGGCGCGTGGGTGGGCCGCCGGGTCGTCGGCCGGATCAGCGACCGGGTCTTCGTCGTCCTCGTCGAGGCCGGGCTGGTCGTCGCGGCGCTGCTCCTGCTCGCCGGCCGGTGA
- a CDS encoding GNAT family N-acetyltransferase → MAGDTTGVSIELRAAPTPTAPGLLLRPWRDDDIDDLLAAYRDPVLRSWTRHPVNTPADARAFLRRSRQGWAAGRRFSFAVLEPSPDGPRLVANVILKEVTPGRPYAEVGYWTAAPARGRGVAPRAVTAVTEWAFARFAAAGLTRLELLHQVDNPASCRVAEKCGYVFQEVLPARPPFPRDGHRHVRWRG, encoded by the coding sequence ATGGCGGGCGACACTACCGGGGTGTCGATCGAGCTGCGCGCCGCGCCCACCCCCACCGCGCCCGGTCTGCTGCTGCGCCCGTGGCGGGACGACGACATCGACGACCTGCTGGCGGCCTACCGCGACCCGGTGCTGCGCAGCTGGACCCGGCACCCGGTCAACACGCCCGCCGACGCCCGCGCGTTCCTGCGCCGCAGCCGGCAGGGCTGGGCGGCCGGCCGCCGGTTCAGCTTCGCGGTGCTCGAGCCGTCGCCGGACGGGCCGCGGCTGGTGGCGAACGTGATCCTCAAGGAGGTCACCCCCGGACGGCCGTACGCCGAGGTGGGCTACTGGACCGCGGCCCCGGCCCGTGGGCGGGGGGTGGCGCCGCGCGCGGTCACCGCCGTCACCGAGTGGGCGTTCGCCCGGTTCGCCGCGGCCGGGCTGACCCGGCTGGAACTGCTGCACCAGGTGGACAACCCCGCCTCCTGCCGGGTGGCGGAGAAGTGCGGGTACGTCTTCCAGGAGGTGCTGCCGGCTCGGCCGCCGTTCCCCCGCGACGGGCACCGGCATGTGCGCTGGCGCGGGTGA
- a CDS encoding DNA-3-methyladenine glycosylase family protein produces MTSTPMTLTLTPRGPFSLAASIRFLEGFTPARYAGGGPSVLRLAFPLDGRWTPVGLRVRQDADGVVHAQARSPGDPPDRDAVRAQLRRILSLDVDGSGFAEVGERDPVVGGLQRRYPGLRPVTFWSPYEAACWAVISHRIRITQAATVKARLTERLGTPVELPDGGVTAFPGPVELLRGAGAPDVVPWHEQRLRQAVRDAYRLDGDVDDDTLTRITDGWRPYRTWISLLLRTWREDETGEISGRRRRG; encoded by the coding sequence ATGACCTCGACGCCGATGACCCTCACGCTGACCCCGCGCGGGCCGTTCTCGCTGGCCGCGAGCATCCGCTTCCTGGAGGGCTTCACCCCGGCACGGTACGCCGGCGGCGGGCCGTCCGTGCTGCGCTTGGCGTTCCCGCTCGACGGGCGGTGGACCCCGGTCGGGTTGCGGGTGCGGCAGGACGCCGACGGGGTGGTGCACGCGCAGGCGCGCTCCCCCGGCGACCCGCCCGACCGGGACGCCGTCCGGGCGCAGCTGCGCCGGATCCTCTCCCTCGACGTCGACGGCTCCGGCTTCGCCGAGGTGGGCGAGCGCGATCCCGTCGTCGGCGGGTTGCAACGCCGCTACCCCGGCCTGCGCCCGGTGACCTTCTGGTCCCCGTACGAGGCGGCCTGCTGGGCGGTGATCAGCCACCGGATCCGGATCACCCAGGCCGCCACCGTCAAGGCCCGGCTCACCGAGCGGCTCGGCACCCCGGTGGAGTTGCCGGACGGGGGGGTCACCGCCTTCCCCGGCCCGGTCGAGCTGCTGCGCGGCGCCGGCGCCCCGGACGTGGTGCCCTGGCACGAGCAGCGGCTGCGCCAGGCCGTCCGGGACGCGTACCGCCTCGACGGGGACGTCGACGACGACACCCTGACCCGGATCACCGACGGGTGGCGGCCGTACCGAACGTGGATCAGCCTGCTGCTGCGCACCTGGCGGGAGGACGAGACCGGTGAGATCTCCGGCCGCCGCCGCCGGGGCTGA
- a CDS encoding LysE family translocator yields the protein MVTVGALVGIGLVALGLVLTPGPNMVYLVSRSVTQGRRAGLVSLLGVAVGFLVYLAAAVAGIATVFVLVPPLYTAVKLAGAAYLLWLAWRTLRPGGRSAFAPEPLPPDRPRRLFTMGLVTNLLNPKIAILYVSLLPQFIEPARGHVATQSLLLGLTQIVIALTVNALIVLTAGSIAAFFSRRPFWLRAQRWMMGTVLAGLAVRIAADRSRAALVTP from the coding sequence ATGGTCACGGTCGGGGCGCTGGTGGGGATCGGGCTGGTGGCGCTGGGTCTGGTGCTCACCCCCGGCCCGAACATGGTCTACCTGGTGTCCCGGTCGGTCACCCAGGGCCGGCGGGCGGGGCTGGTCTCGCTGCTCGGCGTGGCCGTCGGCTTCCTGGTCTACCTGGCCGCCGCGGTGGCCGGGATCGCCACCGTCTTCGTCCTGGTGCCCCCGCTGTACACGGCGGTGAAGCTGGCCGGCGCGGCGTACCTGCTGTGGCTGGCCTGGCGGACGCTGCGCCCCGGCGGCCGGTCGGCGTTCGCGCCGGAGCCGCTGCCGCCGGACCGGCCGCGGCGACTGTTCACCATGGGCCTGGTCACCAACCTGCTCAATCCGAAGATCGCCATCCTGTACGTGTCGCTGCTGCCGCAGTTCATCGAACCGGCGCGCGGCCACGTCGCCACGCAGAGCCTCCTGCTCGGGCTCACCCAGATCGTGATCGCGCTGACCGTCAACGCGCTGATCGTCCTCACCGCCGGCAGCATCGCGGCGTTCTTCTCCCGACGGCCGTTCTGGCTGCGGGCGCAGCGCTGGATGATGGGCACCGTGCTGGCCGGGCTGGCCGTACGGATCGCCGCCGACCGGTCCCGGGCGGCGCTGGTCACCCCGTGA
- a CDS encoding NUDIX hydrolase codes for MAVSPYIVQMRKHIGNDLLLLPGVSAVVRDDAGRVLLARRGDNGRWSLPAGVIDPGEQPADAVLREVLEETGVRVEIERVGGVATHPVVYPNGDACEYLNVWFRCRPVGGTPTADGDESTEVGWFDPDDLPELDDWSRLRIDTTLREEAPTWHARPGERHPALGQPDAL; via the coding sequence GTGGCCGTCTCCCCGTACATCGTCCAGATGCGCAAGCACATCGGTAACGACCTGCTCCTGCTGCCGGGGGTCAGCGCCGTGGTGCGCGACGACGCCGGGCGGGTGCTGCTGGCCCGGCGCGGCGACAACGGCCGCTGGTCGTTGCCGGCCGGCGTCATCGACCCGGGCGAGCAGCCGGCGGACGCGGTGCTGCGGGAGGTCCTCGAGGAGACCGGGGTGCGCGTCGAGATCGAGCGGGTCGGCGGGGTCGCCACCCACCCTGTCGTCTACCCCAACGGCGACGCCTGCGAGTACCTCAACGTGTGGTTCCGCTGCCGCCCGGTCGGCGGCACCCCGACGGCCGACGGCGACGAGTCCACCGAGGTCGGCTGGTTCGACCCGGACGATCTGCCCGAGCTGGACGACTGGTCCCGGCTGCGGATCGACACCACCCTGCGGGAGGAGGCCCCCACCTGGCACGCCCGGCCGGGCGAGCGGCACCCGGCGCTCGGCCAACCGGACGCGCTCTGA
- a CDS encoding pyridoxamine 5'-phosphate oxidase family protein: MGKTYERIDGRLRTFIEEQPMFFTATAPLSGDGTVNLSPKGLRGSFAVVDDRTVAYLDFAGSNAETIAHLRENGRITLMWCAFSGPPNIVRVHGRGEPVFRDDPRWADLVRLFPDIDAGEHGLRAIILVRAELIRDTCGYAVPLMTYEADRDLHGKRFAREDDASLSAYFAGKEHVATSIDGLPGLPLPLPPTPAA, translated from the coding sequence GTGGGAAAGACGTATGAACGCATCGACGGCCGGCTGCGCACCTTCATCGAGGAGCAGCCGATGTTCTTCACCGCCACCGCGCCGCTCTCCGGCGACGGCACGGTCAACCTCTCCCCCAAGGGTCTGCGCGGTTCCTTCGCCGTCGTCGACGACCGGACGGTCGCCTACCTGGACTTCGCCGGCTCCAACGCCGAGACGATCGCTCACCTGCGGGAGAACGGCCGGATCACGCTGATGTGGTGCGCCTTCTCCGGCCCGCCGAACATCGTGCGGGTGCACGGCCGCGGCGAGCCGGTGTTCCGCGACGATCCCCGCTGGGCCGACCTGGTCCGGCTCTTCCCCGACATCGACGCCGGCGAGCACGGCCTGCGCGCGATCATCCTGGTGCGGGCCGAGCTGATCCGCGACACCTGCGGCTACGCGGTGCCGCTGATGACCTACGAGGCTGACCGGGACCTGCACGGCAAGCGTTTCGCCCGGGAGGACGACGCCTCGCTGAGCGCGTACTTCGCCGGGAAGGAGCACGTTGCCACGAGCATCGACGGGCTGCCCGGCCTGCCGCTGCCGCTGCCGCCGACCCCGGCGGCGTGA
- a CDS encoding peptide MFS transporter, producing MTSDAPVDARPPGGKTFFGHPRALSTLFLTEMWERFSFYGMRAILVLYLTAAVADDGLGIRESTANAVYGTYNAMVYLMALPGGWVADRLLGARRSVLWGGVVIAAGHYVMAIPVRWSVFAGMTLIVLGTGLLKPNISTMVGDLYDRDSPRRDAGFSIFYMGINLGAFIAPLITGFLGEKINWHLGFGAAAIGMTFGVLQYVLGRRNLGEAGARPADPLLGADRRRALTRIAVVTLAVLVVLAVLALFGLFTVNTVVNLLTIVTVLVTIAYFARILTDREISGTERSRMKAYLWLFVFAAAFWLIYDQAGSVLNIFAADKTDRDVLGFTFPASWLQSVNPILIIIGAPLAAWLWLRLGHRVSTPMKFAVGLVLNGLSFVLMAAAAQAAVGGDLVSPWWLVAVYAIQVAGELALSPVGLSATTKLAPMKYASQMMGLWFLATAVGDAIGGQVARLAETWPEPTYFLTFGLASVALGLGAVMFARHIRQLMAGIH from the coding sequence ATGACCAGTGACGCGCCGGTCGACGCCCGACCGCCCGGCGGGAAGACCTTCTTCGGTCACCCGCGGGCGCTGTCGACCCTGTTCCTGACCGAGATGTGGGAGCGGTTCAGCTTCTACGGCATGCGGGCGATCCTGGTGCTCTACCTCACTGCCGCGGTGGCCGACGACGGGCTGGGCATCCGGGAGTCCACCGCCAACGCCGTGTACGGCACCTACAACGCGATGGTCTACCTGATGGCGCTGCCCGGCGGCTGGGTCGCCGACCGCCTCCTCGGGGCCCGGCGCAGCGTGCTGTGGGGCGGCGTGGTCATCGCGGCCGGCCACTACGTGATGGCGATCCCGGTCCGGTGGAGCGTCTTCGCCGGCATGACGCTGATCGTGCTCGGCACCGGCCTGCTCAAACCCAACATCTCGACCATGGTCGGCGACCTGTACGACCGGGACTCCCCGCGCCGCGACGCCGGGTTCTCCATCTTCTACATGGGCATCAACCTGGGCGCGTTCATCGCACCGCTGATCACCGGTTTCCTCGGTGAGAAGATCAACTGGCACCTGGGCTTCGGCGCCGCCGCGATCGGCATGACCTTCGGCGTGCTGCAGTACGTCCTGGGCCGGCGCAACCTCGGCGAGGCCGGCGCCCGGCCCGCCGACCCGCTGCTCGGCGCGGACCGCCGCCGGGCGCTGACCCGCATCGCGGTGGTCACCCTCGCGGTGCTGGTGGTGCTCGCCGTCCTCGCCCTGTTCGGGCTCTTCACCGTCAACACCGTGGTGAACCTGCTCACCATCGTCACCGTGCTGGTGACCATCGCCTACTTCGCCCGGATCCTCACCGACCGGGAGATCAGCGGGACCGAACGCAGCCGGATGAAGGCGTACCTGTGGCTGTTCGTCTTCGCCGCGGCGTTCTGGCTGATCTACGACCAGGCGGGGTCGGTGTTGAACATCTTCGCCGCCGACAAGACCGACCGGGACGTGCTCGGGTTCACCTTCCCCGCGTCCTGGCTCCAGTCGGTCAACCCGATCCTGATCATCATCGGCGCGCCGCTGGCCGCGTGGCTGTGGCTGCGCCTCGGGCACCGGGTCTCCACGCCGATGAAGTTCGCCGTCGGCCTGGTCCTCAACGGCCTGTCGTTCGTGCTGATGGCCGCGGCCGCCCAGGCCGCCGTCGGCGGTGACCTGGTCTCCCCGTGGTGGCTGGTGGCCGTGTACGCCATCCAGGTCGCCGGTGAGCTGGCGCTGAGCCCGGTGGGCCTGTCGGCCACCACCAAGCTCGCCCCGATGAAGTACGCCAGCCAGATGATGGGCCTGTGGTTCCTCGCCACCGCCGTCGGCGACGCGATCGGTGGCCAGGTGGCCCGGCTGGCCGAGACGTGGCCGGAGCCGACGTACTTCCTCACCTTCGGACTGGCGTCAGTGGCGCTGGGGCTCGGCGCGGTGATGTTCGCCCGGCACATCCGGCAGCTGATGGCCGGCATCCACTGA
- a CDS encoding RNA polymerase-binding protein RbpA, which translates to MGDRMLRGSRLGAVSYESDRNTELAPRQTREYLCAKGHQFEVPFAVDAEVPTTWECKFDGSVARLVDGNEPEQKKAKPPRTHWDMLLERRSIAELEDILAERLQEVRTRRGRA; encoded by the coding sequence ATGGGCGACCGTATGCTGCGCGGAAGCCGCCTGGGCGCGGTGAGTTATGAATCCGACCGCAACACCGAGCTCGCGCCGCGGCAGACCCGCGAGTACCTGTGCGCCAAGGGCCACCAGTTCGAGGTGCCGTTCGCCGTCGACGCCGAGGTCCCGACGACCTGGGAGTGCAAGTTCGACGGCAGCGTCGCCCGGCTGGTCGACGGCAACGAGCCGGAGCAGAAGAAGGCCAAGCCGCCGCGTACCCACTGGGACATGCTGCTGGAGCGTCGCTCCATCGCCGAGCTGGAGGACATCCTGGCCGAGCGGCTCCAGGAGGTCCGCACCCGCCGCGGCCGCGCCTGA
- a CDS encoding FxsA family protein encodes MRRGLRFVPPALLLLAVLELTVFVLVGRGIGFGSAVLLVFAASLLGLVLLRREGMRAWRGFRAAVESRQPPGPQVTDGLVGLVGALLLATPGLVSGLVGLLLLVPPVRRLARVGVQRTAERRVSSMVAGDLFGPRRVRVRRGAPQPAPPPTAPQQPVTDPGRAIEGEIIEPGRP; translated from the coding sequence ATGCGCCGAGGACTGAGGTTCGTACCGCCGGCCCTGCTGCTGCTCGCGGTGCTGGAGCTGACGGTGTTCGTCCTGGTGGGCCGGGGGATCGGGTTCGGTTCCGCGGTGCTCCTGGTGTTCGCGGCGTCCCTGCTCGGGCTGGTGCTGTTGCGCCGCGAGGGGATGCGCGCGTGGCGGGGTTTCCGGGCCGCCGTCGAGTCCCGGCAGCCTCCGGGACCGCAGGTGACCGACGGGCTGGTGGGGCTGGTGGGGGCGTTGCTGCTGGCGACCCCCGGGCTGGTCAGCGGCCTGGTCGGGCTGCTGCTGCTGGTGCCGCCGGTGCGCCGGCTCGCCCGGGTCGGCGTGCAACGTACCGCCGAGCGCCGGGTGTCGTCGATGGTCGCCGGTGACCTGTTCGGCCCCCGCCGGGTCCGGGTGCGTCGCGGCGCCCCGCAGCCGGCGCCGCCGCCGACCGCCCCGCAGCAGCCGGTGACGGACCCCGGGCGGGCCATCGAGGGCGAGATCATCGAGCCCGGCCGCCCCTGA
- a CDS encoding polyprenol monophosphomannose synthase: MVEAADTRTAGHPGVGRVLVVIPTYNEADNVSRIVARVREAAPAVEILVADDNSPDGTGTIADALARTDPQVHVLHREDKKGLGAAYLAGFAWARRRGYDAVVEMDADGSHAPEDLPMLLDAARDADVVIGSRWTRGARVVNWPLRRLLLSRCGNLYARLALGMPVADATGGYRVYRSTALAAIDLESVSSQGYAFQVELSRLAHRAGVRIVEVPITFAEREHGDSKMSPLIVAEALWRITGWALQDRRTAVRRGLYGTPDGQVRWP, translated from the coding sequence GTGGTCGAGGCAGCCGACACGCGGACAGCCGGCCATCCCGGGGTGGGGCGGGTCCTTGTGGTCATCCCCACCTACAACGAGGCCGACAACGTCTCCCGGATCGTCGCGCGGGTACGCGAGGCCGCGCCCGCGGTCGAGATCCTCGTCGCCGACGACAACAGCCCCGACGGCACCGGCACGATCGCCGACGCCCTGGCCCGGACCGACCCGCAGGTTCACGTACTGCACCGGGAGGACAAGAAGGGGCTCGGCGCGGCCTACCTGGCCGGTTTCGCCTGGGCCCGCCGCCGCGGCTACGACGCGGTGGTGGAGATGGACGCCGACGGCTCGCACGCCCCGGAGGACCTGCCGATGCTGCTGGACGCCGCCCGCGACGCCGACGTGGTGATCGGCTCCCGGTGGACGCGCGGGGCGCGGGTGGTGAACTGGCCGCTGCGCCGGCTGCTGCTGTCCCGCTGCGGCAACCTGTACGCGCGGCTGGCGCTGGGCATGCCGGTGGCCGACGCCACCGGCGGCTACCGGGTGTACCGGTCGACGGCCCTGGCGGCGATCGACCTGGAGTCGGTCAGCTCGCAGGGGTACGCGTTCCAGGTGGAGCTGTCCCGGCTGGCGCACCGCGCCGGCGTGCGGATCGTCGAGGTGCCGATCACCTTCGCCGAGCGGGAGCACGGCGACAGCAAGATGAGCCCCCTGATCGTCGCCGAGGCGCTGTGGCGGATCACCGGGTGGGCGTTGCAGGACCGGCGCACGGCGGTGCGGCGGGGCCTGTACGGCACCCCGGACGGTCAGGTGCGCTGGCCCTGA